From Akkermansiaceae bacterium, one genomic window encodes:
- a CDS encoding heavy metal-responsive transcriptional regulator encodes MDKKKAHAFTRTSLARAAGIGAETLRFYEQKNLVKAPERNASGYRIYGQDDLDRLQFIQRAKGLGFSLDEIRELMTLTGNIRTPRRKVRQFAKARLQAIRQKIEALNAMEQALGALIGKCDGKGPLKGCPIAEFVGNKNHQAKGGCHEG; translated from the coding sequence ATGGACAAGAAAAAAGCACATGCTTTTACCCGGACCAGCCTCGCCAGGGCCGCTGGCATTGGTGCCGAAACACTCCGGTTCTACGAACAGAAGAATCTGGTCAAAGCGCCCGAACGCAACGCATCCGGATACCGCATCTACGGTCAGGACGATCTTGATCGACTGCAATTCATCCAGCGGGCCAAGGGGCTCGGCTTCAGTCTTGATGAGATCAGGGAACTGATGACGCTCACCGGCAACATCCGGACACCCCGCAGGAAAGTGCGTCAATTTGCCAAGGCCCGGCTTCAGGCCATCCGCCAGAAGATCGAAGCGTTGAATGCGATGGAACAGGCGCTCGGCGCGTTGATCGGGAAATGCGACGGCAAAGGTCCGCTCAAGGGATGTCCGATCGCAGAGTTCGTCGGGAACAAAAACCATCAAGCCAAAGGAGGATGCCATGAAGGATAA
- a CDS encoding glycosyltransferase family 2 protein, which yields MNPHSSFAGDLPQTFGFPILNAGPAIRKTPLHTHSPNAGSYFLRQPLRTPVKQSPVSETTPHLPLLSVVIPVFNEEDNVLPLAREILTALDYFENRIEVIFVDDASTDATAHRLRMCGLPGVRVISHGLNAGQSAAVATGFRNATAGWVATLDGDGQNDPSDLVAMYATALREKVDCVTGVRLNRKDNMGRRVSSKIANSFRNLITGDEVIDSGCGIRVVRRSALAEIPVFNGMHRFLPTLLRGQGYSVVQQTVNHRERTHGVSKYGVGNRLWRGIRDCFGIRWYLGRAVPSNRTGGIDHA from the coding sequence ATGAATCCACATTCATCCTTTGCAGGCGATCTTCCACAAACCTTTGGTTTCCCAATCTTGAACGCCGGTCCGGCAATCCGGAAAACACCCCTTCATACTCATTCTCCCAACGCCGGCTCTTATTTTCTGCGTCAACCCCTGAGGACTCCTGTGAAGCAGAGTCCTGTCTCCGAAACGACGCCCCATCTCCCATTGCTCTCAGTGGTGATCCCCGTGTTCAACGAAGAAGACAATGTCCTACCCCTTGCCCGGGAAATCCTCACCGCCCTGGACTACTTCGAAAATCGGATCGAAGTGATTTTCGTGGATGATGCCAGTACCGATGCCACCGCCCATCGTCTACGGATGTGCGGGCTGCCTGGGGTGCGGGTGATCTCACATGGCCTGAATGCAGGACAAAGCGCCGCAGTTGCCACCGGCTTCCGAAATGCCACTGCCGGTTGGGTTGCGACGCTGGATGGCGACGGCCAGAATGATCCGTCGGATCTTGTGGCGATGTATGCCACCGCATTGAGAGAGAAAGTGGATTGCGTGACCGGGGTGAGGCTCAACCGGAAGGACAACATGGGAAGGAGGGTCTCGTCGAAGATCGCAAACAGCTTCCGCAACTTGATCACGGGAGATGAGGTGATCGACAGTGGTTGCGGCATCCGTGTGGTCCGTCGTTCCGCCCTCGCTGAGATTCCGGTGTTCAATGGCATGCACAGGTTTCTGCCCACCCTGCTGCGGGGACAGGGATACTCGGTGGTACAGCAGACGGTGAACCACCGGGAACGGACGCACGGTGTCTCCAAATACGGTGTTGGCAACCGCTTGTGGAGGGGTATCCGCGATTGTTTCGGCATCCGCTGGTATCTTGGACGGGCCGTGCCGTCGAACCGCACCGGAGGGATCGATCATGCTTAA
- a CDS encoding glycosyltransferase family 39 protein — MNTAAESRTWLWLLLALALGLFAIRITGPDDLEDNSQSRNVGYAIDLVDHGHWLVQRDLQDRIQSKPPLHTWMIGVLAAPFGLNRLTLTLPSFAAVAGMMLLVFHIGKMRFGLLAGIVSGFAMIMCPLMWRQMGMVRSDAVFALAIAGGAWAAFRAWETGKGWTMFWFCAAVSLLAKGPLGILLSSVGLLAWFWERQTHRPHPGLSGSHRRGLLIFFALCLSWVIPALWLHGGDLVDQMIYRELLGHTVVPNDHHGNVVMRVLTPTINFLTRFAPFSLFSGAAIIRSFRRPSEHSGERRLERFLVCWILAGMMIFTLSAHHRADLLLPLWPAGALLAGFEASRLAVRVGERKFAWAATIAGSLLLAGAWFKYHPLPGRQLRSAAYSQQIREAAGAFRNTGIDPHHLHNLSLPATFQYYLGSSEKATTPQRLIEGLKRGEKAWVGTGSLPLDITAFHGIEVNEAFRWPLAPHQKPVIQIYEVLWP; from the coding sequence ATGAACACGGCAGCCGAATCCAGAACATGGCTATGGTTGCTGCTGGCGTTGGCTTTGGGACTCTTCGCCATCCGGATCACCGGCCCTGATGACCTGGAGGACAATTCGCAGTCCCGCAACGTCGGCTATGCCATTGATCTGGTGGATCACGGGCACTGGCTGGTCCAACGGGACCTCCAGGACCGCATCCAGTCGAAGCCGCCCCTCCACACCTGGATGATCGGCGTGCTGGCCGCTCCGTTCGGTCTGAACCGGCTGACGCTGACGCTGCCCTCCTTCGCGGCGGTTGCGGGGATGATGCTGCTCGTGTTCCACATCGGAAAGATGAGGTTCGGCCTGTTGGCGGGGATCGTCTCCGGGTTCGCGATGATCATGTGCCCCCTGATGTGGCGGCAGATGGGGATGGTGCGTTCCGATGCAGTCTTCGCCCTGGCCATCGCCGGAGGGGCATGGGCGGCGTTCCGGGCATGGGAAACCGGGAAGGGTTGGACGATGTTCTGGTTCTGCGCGGCGGTTTCACTACTGGCAAAGGGTCCGCTCGGCATCCTGCTTTCCTCCGTCGGACTGCTGGCGTGGTTCTGGGAACGACAGACCCATCGCCCGCACCCCGGACTATCAGGAAGCCATCGGAGGGGGCTGCTGATCTTCTTCGCCCTCTGCCTGTCATGGGTGATTCCCGCGCTGTGGCTTCATGGTGGTGATCTGGTGGATCAGATGATCTACCGGGAGCTGCTGGGACATACCGTGGTGCCGAACGACCATCATGGAAACGTGGTAATGCGCGTTCTCACTCCCACGATCAACTTCCTCACGCGCTTCGCTCCATTCAGTCTGTTCTCCGGTGCCGCCATCATCCGCTCGTTCCGCCGACCATCCGAACACTCTGGAGAGCGGAGGCTGGAGCGATTCCTTGTCTGCTGGATCTTGGCTGGCATGATGATTTTCACCCTGTCGGCCCATCACCGGGCGGATCTCCTGTTGCCCCTATGGCCTGCTGGAGCACTCCTCGCCGGATTTGAAGCGTCGCGTCTCGCAGTGAGGGTGGGAGAAAGGAAATTCGCCTGGGCTGCGACTATTGCCGGAAGTCTCTTGTTAGCTGGAGCCTGGTTCAAATACCACCCGCTACCCGGACGGCAACTGAGATCAGCCGCGTATTCCCAGCAAATCAGAGAAGCCGCAGGAGCATTCCGGAATACGGGAATCGATCCTCACCATCTTCACAATCTCAGTCTCCCCGCAACATTCCAGTATTACCTCGGTTCATCAGAAAAAGCCACCACTCCTCAAAGGCTCATCGAGGGACTCAAGCGGGGAGAAAAAGCATGGGTTGGAACCGGATCTCTGCCATTGGACATCACCGCCTTCCATGGAATCGAAGTGAACGAGGCATTCCGCTGGCCACTGGCTCCACACCAAAAGCCCGTGATACAAATTTACGAAGTGCTATGGCCATGA
- a CDS encoding response regulator transcription factor: MRCLLVEDYTPLRKNISECLIEEGFVVDSSATGDEGLWFARNHSYDCVILDIMLPKIDGLSILRKLRELQNKTPVLVISARDSLDQRVEGLNMGADDYLVKPFALVELVARIHALIRRRYDRESPILKIGDLKIDCSLKEVTRGDRAIPLTRREYHLLEYLAYRAGKPVTRTEIWEHVYEDQTGGSSNAVDVYIGYLRKKLNAEGEPELIHTRRGMGYMLEYPPS; this comes from the coding sequence ATGCGTTGCCTGCTCGTAGAAGATTACACTCCGTTGCGAAAGAACATCAGCGAATGCCTCATCGAGGAGGGATTTGTCGTCGATTCCAGCGCGACGGGGGACGAAGGTCTCTGGTTCGCCAGGAACCACAGTTACGACTGTGTGATCCTGGACATCATGCTGCCAAAGATCGACGGCCTCTCCATCCTCCGCAAACTGCGGGAGCTTCAGAACAAGACACCGGTCCTGGTCATCAGCGCCCGGGATTCCCTCGACCAGCGCGTCGAAGGCCTAAACATGGGGGCGGATGACTACCTTGTGAAGCCATTCGCCCTGGTGGAATTGGTGGCACGGATCCATGCCCTGATCCGCCGGCGCTATGACCGTGAATCCCCTATCCTGAAGATCGGCGACCTGAAGATCGACTGCTCGCTGAAAGAAGTGACACGCGGAGACCGGGCCATCCCCCTCACCCGCCGGGAGTATCACCTGCTGGAGTACCTCGCCTACCGCGCGGGAAAACCGGTGACCAGAACGGAAATCTGGGAACACGTGTACGAAGACCAAACCGGCGGCTCCAGCAATGCAGTGGACGTTTACATCGGCTACCTGAGGAAAAAACTGAACGCAGAAGGAGAACCCGAATTGATTCACACTCGCCGGGGGATGGGCTACATGCTTGAGTATCCCCCTTCATGA
- a CDS encoding glycosyltransferase family 2 protein has translation MKLSEKHERAAVPAKSSQPWITCVVPAYNEAEGITAFINALCTYLSGITSRYDVVVVDDGSRDETALKVISASGGLPVKLLGLSRNFGKEAAISAGLDEAHGEVVVIMDADFQHPIRMIGEFVSRWQQGYDMVYGVRTHRRSDSPVRRHLSQLFYALLSRGASVDIPADAGDFRLMDHRVVEALRLLPESGKFMKGLYNWVGFNKVAVPFECGERAAGRSSFNLPKLFDLAMTGLTSFSSFPLRIWVGIGSLVSTASIIYAVYISIRTMVSGTDVPGWATLVVAVSFLGGVQLLSVGVLGEYVARIFNEVKRRPNYLISERHGFDRDENR, from the coding sequence ATGAAGCTATCAGAGAAACATGAACGAGCAGCGGTTCCCGCGAAAAGCAGTCAGCCGTGGATCACCTGCGTCGTCCCGGCATACAATGAGGCGGAAGGCATCACCGCGTTCATCAACGCGCTATGCACATACCTTTCAGGGATCACCTCCCGTTACGATGTCGTGGTGGTGGACGACGGCAGCCGGGACGAAACCGCGCTGAAGGTGATCTCCGCCTCCGGAGGCCTCCCTGTGAAACTCCTGGGCCTTTCGAGAAATTTCGGCAAGGAAGCTGCCATCAGTGCGGGGCTGGATGAAGCCCACGGTGAGGTCGTAGTGATCATGGACGCGGACTTCCAGCATCCGATCCGGATGATCGGGGAATTTGTATCCCGATGGCAGCAGGGCTATGACATGGTGTATGGTGTCCGTACACACCGGCGTTCGGACTCCCCCGTTCGCCGGCATCTGAGCCAACTTTTCTACGCCTTGCTCAGCCGTGGAGCCTCCGTGGACATACCCGCTGATGCGGGCGACTTCCGCCTGATGGACCACAGGGTGGTGGAGGCCCTGCGCTTGCTCCCCGAATCAGGGAAGTTCATGAAGGGGCTCTACAACTGGGTGGGCTTCAACAAAGTCGCGGTCCCGTTCGAATGCGGGGAGCGCGCGGCGGGCAGGTCCAGTTTCAACCTTCCGAAACTGTTCGATCTGGCTATGACCGGCTTGACCTCTTTCTCATCGTTCCCCCTGCGGATCTGGGTCGGGATAGGTTCGCTGGTATCCACCGCCTCCATCATCTATGCGGTCTATATCTCCATCCGGACCATGGTCTCCGGAACGGATGTCCCCGGCTGGGCCACCTTGGTGGTTGCCGTCAGTTTCCTGGGAGGGGTCCAGCTTCTTTCCGTAGGGGTGCTCGGCGAATACGTGGCCAGGATCTTCAACGAGGTGAAGAGACGGCCGAACTATCTCATTTCGGAAAGGCATGGATTCGACAGGGATGAAAACAGGTAA
- a CDS encoding glycosyltransferase family 39 protein, translating to MTPVTPHGNTRRLAALLVVFLIVRVILLIFLPHQDPSEARYAEIARKMVETGDWITPQHAYGVPFWAKPPLSMWMSALGMEIFGVNEFGSRFFIFIAALVILFLVGRFAWREWSLSSGLTAAVILLAMPLFFYCSGAVMTDTALLLGTTLSMISFIHAVRKDGSRAWGYLFFAGLAVGLLAKGPLVLVIVSPPLLAWTIFSGAWPRTWDSIPWLTGPLLMAAVVLPWYSLAEQRTPGFIDYFIVGEHWNRFFRSGWTGDLYGKAHAVPPGMIWIFLILTTLPWCLGFLSLPFNRWRDSVTWARKDDGLGFYLIMWAFWPIVFFTPARNVILTYPLPALPAIALLLAWLHCGHLKDSPARRFHPLHPALVTVSLLIVLAFTTMSLFFPERSPKHSERELARVYRDLHGPQDPLLYFGRRRYSAEFYTSGAAIHTRSLDELVNYLERPGTLFLAIPEEDHDALPEGIQRRLRIMRSFEGQMSLYQEIPPDYSQTPSHPTSY from the coding sequence ATGACACCCGTCACCCCTCACGGAAACACCCGCAGGCTGGCCGCCCTACTGGTGGTTTTCCTGATCGTCCGCGTCATCCTGCTGATCTTCCTCCCCCATCAAGATCCATCGGAAGCACGCTATGCGGAGATCGCCCGCAAGATGGTGGAAACCGGCGACTGGATCACCCCCCAGCATGCCTACGGAGTTCCTTTCTGGGCGAAACCACCGCTGTCGATGTGGATGTCCGCGCTGGGCATGGAGATTTTTGGAGTCAATGAGTTCGGGTCCCGGTTCTTCATATTCATCGCAGCGCTCGTAATCCTCTTCCTGGTAGGCCGGTTCGCCTGGCGGGAGTGGTCGCTTTCCTCGGGCCTGACTGCCGCAGTCATCCTGCTTGCCATGCCGCTGTTCTTCTACTGTTCAGGTGCGGTGATGACGGATACCGCCCTGCTCCTGGGGACCACGCTTTCCATGATTTCCTTCATCCACGCGGTCCGGAAAGACGGCTCCAGGGCGTGGGGATACCTTTTCTTCGCCGGTCTCGCGGTCGGACTGCTGGCGAAAGGTCCGCTGGTGCTTGTCATCGTCTCGCCCCCCCTCCTCGCCTGGACGATCTTCAGCGGCGCATGGCCCAGGACATGGGACTCCATCCCATGGCTGACCGGCCCGCTCCTCATGGCCGCCGTGGTGCTGCCATGGTACAGCCTCGCGGAGCAGCGGACCCCGGGATTCATCGACTACTTCATCGTCGGCGAGCACTGGAACCGCTTCTTCAGATCCGGATGGACCGGAGATCTCTATGGGAAGGCCCATGCCGTGCCCCCCGGTATGATTTGGATATTCCTGATCCTCACCACACTGCCATGGTGCCTCGGCTTCCTCTCCCTCCCGTTCAATAGATGGAGGGACTCCGTGACGTGGGCCCGCAAGGATGATGGTCTGGGATTCTATCTCATCATGTGGGCATTCTGGCCGATCGTATTCTTCACTCCTGCCCGCAACGTCATCCTGACCTATCCGCTCCCTGCCCTACCTGCCATCGCCCTGCTCCTCGCGTGGCTCCATTGCGGCCATCTCAAGGATTCACCGGCCCGGAGGTTTCACCCGCTCCACCCGGCTCTGGTCACGGTGAGCCTGCTGATCGTGCTGGCTTTCACAACCATGTCCCTTTTCTTTCCTGAGCGGTCGCCGAAACATTCGGAGCGTGAACTCGCCCGTGTCTACCGGGACCTCCACGGCCCGCAGGATCCGCTTCTCTACTTCGGCCGCCGGAGATACTCGGCCGAGTTCTATACCTCCGGAGCCGCCATCCACACCCGCTCGCTGGATGAACTGGTGAATTATCTGGAGAGGCCGGGAACCCTCTTTCTTGCCATTCCGGAAGAAGATCATGACGCCCTCCCTGAAGGAATCCAACGCAGGCTGCGCATCATGCGCTCTTTCGAAGGCCAGATGTCACTCTACCAGGAAATCCCTCCGGACTATTCCCAGACTCCATCCCACCCTACCTCCTACTGA
- a CDS encoding ChbG/HpnK family deacetylase produces MKRIILCADDYSQSPAINRAILELVGMGRLDAVSSLTLSPTWHSDARNLKIAGSAQHGLHFNLTLPFSQPERRVSCILAAAMLGKLDRKMIRSAFEKQWNGYTRAMGSPPDFVDGHQHVHVFPTVRDVVMECLSEFGSKCWVRTLQPPVGLQSGPFKKHLLERMSRSLTDKLEEAGIATNQYFAGFRSYRSAGKFRQSFNRWINASDEPLLIMCHPGRPSSDLSDPIRESRVEEFHYLTSEYFRSDRKSALRSPLDSIFTEPAS; encoded by the coding sequence ATGAAACGTATCATTCTTTGTGCGGACGACTACTCCCAGTCCCCGGCGATCAACCGCGCCATCCTGGAACTCGTGGGGATGGGACGGCTTGATGCAGTGAGCAGCCTCACGCTCTCCCCCACTTGGCACTCCGATGCGAGGAACCTCAAGATAGCGGGATCCGCACAGCACGGCTTGCACTTCAACCTGACACTGCCTTTCAGCCAGCCTGAACGGAGGGTTTCCTGTATCTTGGCCGCCGCCATGCTCGGAAAACTCGACAGGAAGATGATCCGCTCCGCCTTTGAGAAACAGTGGAATGGATACACGCGCGCCATGGGTTCACCTCCTGATTTCGTAGATGGCCATCAACACGTCCACGTGTTCCCCACCGTCCGCGACGTGGTGATGGAATGCCTGTCAGAGTTCGGCTCCAAGTGTTGGGTCCGAACTCTCCAGCCACCGGTTGGCCTTCAATCCGGCCCTTTCAAAAAGCACCTGCTGGAGCGCATGTCCCGTTCTCTCACCGACAAGCTCGAGGAAGCCGGGATCGCCACGAACCAATACTTCGCCGGATTCCGCTCCTACCGGAGCGCAGGAAAATTCCGACAATCGTTCAACCGTTGGATCAACGCCTCCGACGAGCCGCTGCTGATCATGTGCCATCCCGGACGGCCATCCAGCGATCTGTCCGATCCCATCCGCGAATCACGGGTAGAGGAGTTCCATTATCTGACATCAGAGTATTTCCGATCCGACCGCAAAAGTGCACTGAGGTCTCCTCTGGATTCAATTTTCACCGAACCTGCTTCCTGA
- a CDS encoding multicopper oxidase domain-containing protein gives MKKLCLLLLLVLAGTAGAKETVYDLMIAKGHVDITGNPVHAMTINGGIPGPTLRFKEGDVAIINVHNKMEHDTSIHWHGLLVPPDMDGVPFVSFPPIKPGATFTYRIPIRQSGTYWYHSHTHLQEQVGVYGSIVIDPKFGRASPREHVVVLSDWTDRNPQEVLRTLRRGSEYFGIKKGTAQSVLGAAKTGTLGDFFKREAMRMPPMDLSDVAYDAFLTNGKPEESIAANPGQTIRLRIINAAAGSYFRMNWAGGPFTIIGADGQPVEPLKMEQPLLIAIAETYDVLIKVPSGGSYEFRSTAHDGSGKTSLWIGSGEKHYAKDIPKPFVYENMMGFNLKQMLALTPQGTMGMNDRMVESGAFDKPGMNMGGMDHGSMNMEGTDHSAMEMGGMQHKQMAMQGMSEENHHAMQGMDHSKMDMPEKDSGATNDGGGMDMASMDHGGMDMGGGMAGMQGMKHNSPKWYDFLLREDAARAPMMMSDGMAPDRPFSPYAKLRSSKNISLPDKAPRRVFRLTLDGEMGRYVWMINNRPLSPDDDLHIKKGEVVQFVMINRTMMHHPMHLHGHFFRVINGQGDRSPLKHTVNVEPMSTTVIEFMADEPGDWLFHCHILYHMMSGMARVVRYEGFTPSPETEAIGHGVYEEHNPFLFYGYADLMSNMTQGQITASSLLNIFNLEWKAGWDGVTGTEWEATLTYERFINRFTNVFVGVHAEGLDWSREDERLVGGVRYLLPGNFLATAWVDSDGEGRATLERELMLTPRLCIFGEVEYDTRDAWSYQSGLSYVLTKSLSATALWDSDYGVGAGITFRF, from the coding sequence ATGAAAAAACTCTGCCTTCTTCTCCTGCTTGTACTCGCCGGAACCGCCGGAGCGAAAGAAACCGTTTACGACCTGATGATCGCCAAAGGGCATGTGGACATCACCGGAAATCCCGTTCATGCGATGACAATCAACGGAGGCATCCCAGGGCCCACGTTGCGTTTCAAGGAGGGAGACGTGGCGATTATCAACGTCCACAACAAAATGGAGCACGACACCTCAATCCATTGGCACGGACTTCTGGTCCCACCGGATATGGATGGAGTTCCTTTTGTCTCCTTTCCTCCCATCAAGCCGGGGGCGACTTTCACTTACCGCATTCCAATCCGGCAGAGCGGGACTTACTGGTATCATTCCCACACGCATCTGCAGGAGCAGGTAGGAGTCTACGGTTCGATTGTCATCGATCCGAAATTCGGGCGTGCCTCCCCCCGCGAACATGTGGTTGTTCTTTCCGATTGGACGGACCGAAATCCACAGGAGGTCCTGCGGACCCTTCGGCGAGGTTCAGAATATTTCGGCATCAAAAAAGGAACCGCCCAGAGCGTTCTTGGAGCGGCAAAAACCGGAACCTTGGGCGATTTCTTCAAACGTGAAGCCATGCGGATGCCTCCGATGGACCTCTCCGATGTCGCCTACGACGCTTTTCTCACCAATGGAAAGCCGGAGGAATCCATCGCGGCCAATCCCGGCCAGACCATCCGACTCAGAATCATCAATGCGGCGGCCGGGAGTTACTTCCGCATGAATTGGGCGGGCGGACCATTCACCATCATTGGCGCAGACGGGCAGCCGGTCGAGCCCTTGAAAATGGAACAGCCGCTTCTTATCGCCATCGCCGAGACCTACGATGTCCTGATCAAGGTCCCCTCCGGTGGATCGTATGAATTCCGGTCCACCGCGCACGACGGGTCGGGAAAGACTTCACTCTGGATCGGCTCCGGCGAGAAACATTACGCGAAGGATATTCCCAAACCCTTCGTTTACGAAAACATGATGGGCTTCAACCTGAAGCAGATGCTCGCCCTCACCCCTCAGGGAACCATGGGGATGAACGACCGAATGGTTGAAAGCGGTGCTTTTGACAAGCCCGGCATGAATATGGGCGGAATGGATCATGGTTCGATGAATATGGAGGGTACGGACCATTCGGCCATGGAGATGGGCGGCATGCAGCACAAGCAGATGGCGATGCAAGGGATGAGCGAGGAAAACCATCATGCCATGCAGGGAATGGATCACTCGAAAATGGACATGCCGGAAAAGGATTCCGGAGCTACGAACGATGGAGGCGGAATGGACATGGCTTCCATGGACCACGGTGGCATGGACATGGGCGGTGGCATGGCGGGGATGCAGGGCATGAAACACAATTCCCCCAAGTGGTATGATTTTCTCCTTCGCGAAGATGCCGCCCGGGCTCCCATGATGATGTCGGATGGGATGGCTCCGGATCGTCCGTTTTCACCCTATGCCAAACTTCGGTCTTCAAAGAACATTTCCCTTCCTGACAAGGCCCCCAGAAGGGTGTTTCGACTCACCCTGGACGGAGAAATGGGCCGATACGTGTGGATGATCAACAACCGCCCGCTTTCTCCGGACGACGATCTCCACATCAAGAAAGGCGAGGTCGTCCAGTTCGTCATGATCAACCGGACCATGATGCATCATCCAATGCACCTCCACGGCCACTTTTTCCGGGTCATCAACGGGCAAGGTGACCGTTCTCCGTTGAAGCACACGGTGAATGTCGAGCCGATGTCGACAACCGTGATCGAATTCATGGCGGATGAACCTGGCGATTGGCTGTTCCACTGCCACATTCTGTATCACATGATGAGCGGCATGGCGCGGGTGGTCCGCTATGAAGGATTCACCCCGTCTCCGGAAACCGAGGCCATCGGCCACGGCGTGTATGAGGAACACAATCCGTTTCTCTTTTACGGCTATGCGGATCTGATGAGCAACATGACCCAGGGGCAGATCACCGCTTCTTCCCTGCTGAATATTTTCAATCTCGAATGGAAAGCCGGCTGGGACGGCGTCACCGGCACCGAGTGGGAGGCAACCTTGACCTATGAGCGGTTCATCAACCGTTTCACCAATGTCTTTGTCGGAGTGCACGCCGAGGGATTGGACTGGTCACGCGAGGATGAACGGCTTGTCGGTGGCGTGCGCTATCTCTTGCCGGGCAATTTCCTCGCGACAGCTTGGGTTGATTCGGATGGAGAGGGTCGTGCGACTCTGGAACGGGAACTGATGCTGACTCCCCGCCTCTGCATCTTCGGAGAAGTTGAATACGATACCCGGGACGCCTGGTCCTACCAAAGCGGACTCAGTTACGTGCTCACGAAGTCCCTCTCCGCTACGGCATTGTGGGATTCGGATTACGGGGTCGGTGCGGGCATTACCTTCAGGTTCTGA
- a CDS encoding VTT domain-containing protein — MKLVVMVASVLAIITLHAMRPAGLTDWSDPKSLAAFMGTGSSMGIGGFALFSTILIFAGVPRLLFFAAGGLLMGFGAGFPLALTASVTGSYASFLLLRWGGRDWLAKRRDNGKFLGKITGSEPTVASVFFIRQLPVSNLLINAGLAMGRVKTPAFLMGSLLGFIPQGAVATLIGSGMAEERLPQGAAQLGIAAAIMAGTWFFWSARAGNHTAMEEGKAR, encoded by the coding sequence GTGAAACTGGTGGTGATGGTTGCCTCGGTATTGGCGATCATCACGCTTCATGCGATGCGGCCCGCTGGCCTGACGGACTGGAGTGATCCCAAGTCACTGGCTGCTTTCATGGGAACCGGCTCCTCCATGGGTATCGGAGGGTTCGCGCTTTTTTCCACCATTTTGATCTTCGCCGGGGTTCCGAGGCTGCTGTTCTTCGCCGCAGGAGGGTTGCTGATGGGCTTTGGCGCGGGATTTCCACTTGCTCTGACAGCCAGCGTGACCGGTTCTTATGCCAGCTTCCTGTTGCTGCGCTGGGGAGGCCGTGATTGGCTCGCAAAGCGTCGCGACAACGGCAAATTCCTTGGTAAGATCACCGGGAGCGAACCGACTGTAGCATCTGTTTTCTTCATCCGGCAGTTGCCGGTCAGCAATCTCCTCATCAATGCCGGACTGGCGATGGGAAGGGTGAAAACACCGGCATTTCTGATGGGCTCCTTGTTGGGGTTCATTCCACAAGGAGCGGTGGCAACGCTCATTGGCAGCGGCATGGCGGAAGAAAGACTGCCCCAGGGTGCGGCCCAACTGGGGATCGCGGCAGCCATCATGGCGGGCACGTGGTTCTTTTGGTCCGCGCGGGCGGGGAATCACACGGCGATGGAAGAAGGAAAAGCAAGATGA
- a CDS encoding GtrA family protein, with product MKTGKDGLTFELIRFAAVGLASMTIHFLAVAVLVPSGMHPLGANGMGFFIAFQASFLGHSRWTFRARRRFRQYRRLFLVSVTGFILNELCYALLLATGLLDYRAALAMVLVGIAGGTYLASKIWVFTHPKKAP from the coding sequence ATGAAAACAGGTAAGGACGGCCTAACATTCGAACTCATCCGCTTCGCAGCCGTCGGCCTGGCATCCATGACGATCCACTTCCTCGCCGTCGCAGTTCTCGTTCCCTCCGGCATGCATCCGCTGGGAGCCAACGGAATGGGCTTTTTCATAGCATTCCAGGCGAGCTTTCTGGGGCACAGCCGCTGGACATTCCGTGCCAGGCGCAGATTCAGGCAATACCGCCGCCTCTTTCTCGTTTCAGTCACGGGGTTCATTCTGAACGAACTTTGCTACGCCTTACTGCTGGCAACCGGCCTGTTGGACTATCGCGCCGCGTTGGCGATGGTTCTGGTGGGAATCGCTGGCGGAACCTACCTCGCATCGAAGATCTGGGTCTTCACCCATCCGAAGAAAGCCCCATGA